DNA sequence from the Manduca sexta isolate Smith_Timp_Sample1 chromosome 25, JHU_Msex_v1.0, whole genome shotgun sequence genome:
TTGTGGAGGTGAAAATGTATCAAGGCTTAGGCGGACAGGTTTTTGTGGAGCAGTTTTTTCCGGGATTGCTAAAGTGCTGCTGGTAGACCGTCTGAGAAATTCACCTCCGCCTAGGTTTTCGAGAGATGCATTTACGGGGGATGGGGTGTATTTAAAGCTTCGAGGTGCATAGCTTGTTTGAACATTAAGTGAACTGCCTGAACTTTTGTGAGACAAATCATCAAAAGCAAACTCATCATCATCTTCACTGATAACTCCTGGGTCTGCTTCACCTTGCAATCGCTTTGGAGTGGAATGATCAGGAGTAGATAGGGCAGAACTCTTGAGGTTGCCAACACTACCACTTAGAGATGATGAATCactctttttttcttttttattattcagatTAATTTTTGACCCAAGGTTTTTGGCAAACTTTTTGATGCTCTTCCGCTTTTCAATACTGCCAATGCTCATAAGACTGCCCCCGACATTTTGGGCTAGACTAGAGAGCGATGCTCTGTGCTTATCTTTCTTACTGAGATCAGTTAAGCTTCCCTCTTTCACGGTGAAGCCGATTTTAACTTCTAATTCACCCCTGTCTTTATCATTTTCTTTGCCTGCTTTTCCTTTGAGTTTAAACAATCTGTTCCTGGGCCGCTCGTATACATCGAGGTCTTTTAACGGAATCGATACTTGACCTAGTAAATGATCTTTTACGAAATCTTCGTCGTAAACTTTCAGCACAATCTCTGCGGTATTTCCTTGCGAAGGTATACGTAGTTCGCACTCCTCAAGCCATTCTACATTTTGAGTGGCTTTATGTTTGACGGAAGTTTGGAATTTTTCTTTACCGAGGGCAATGGTAACAAAACAGTTATTTGTACCATTTTTACCTTTTATAAGAAGTCCACGAGCTCTTTGGACGGTTACTTGCACGTGAGTAGGATCCCACATTATAAGCGT
Encoded proteins:
- the LOC115444967 gene encoding rab11 family-interacting protein 2, with the translated sequence MWDPTHVQVTVQRARGLLIKGKNGTNNCFVTIALGKEKFQTSVKHKATQNVEWLEECELRIPSQGNTAEIVLKVYDEDFVKDHLLGQVSIPLKDLDVYERPRNRLFKLKGKAGKENDKDRGELEVKIGFTVKEGSLTDLSKKDKHRASLSSLAQNVGGSLMSIGSIEKRKSIKKFAKNLGSKINLNNKKEKKSDSSSLSGSVGNLKSSALSTPDHSTPKRLQGEADPGVISEDDDEFAFDDLSHKSSGSSLNVQTSYAPRSFKYTPSPVNASLENLGGGEFLRRSTSSTLAIPEKTAPQKPVRLSLDTFSPPQLPAQTMDSNDEWSQKLLPRKSTSQLAIDREKSSSLERNKKLDSPSSLKEKPSPKFFKKFGNSNKPKKLLEERIIVGEENIVEEDTINPAYNNIPKTILQQFDGKSREDLIILIYSLQKDVESEKKKNKDLENYLDELLLRVMETTPRILQNPYVRNNSMHIRNK